A genomic region of Silurus meridionalis isolate SWU-2019-XX chromosome 7, ASM1480568v1, whole genome shotgun sequence contains the following coding sequences:
- the hexdc gene encoding hexosaminidase D, with translation MDVCLLSRSKKLVHLDLKGAPPRINYLHELLHLFADLGANGILIEYEDMFPYEGELKILQSKSHPPYSREEIIAIQDVAYSRGLEVIPLVQTFGHLEFVLKHNTFSKLRELRHCLGTLNPHCKQGLTLILEMLQQVMGLHPRSTFLHIGADEVYMLGQGEESKEWLSVPGHNVEKLFLDHVTKVAKGIKETYPSLSVIMWDDMLRHMTTDTIKDSGLIGLVQPMLWDYSPTMDVAHNIMLMEKYKEAGLSQQWIASSFKGSTTVYTCVTSTQRHVDNHVQWLKVLSGLSPGVDLQGIALTGWQRYDHLSVLCELIPLGLHSLASCLQTLQHGSFTQEAQHKVMEALGTETTEVGDIESLSQGSSRSYTGMRFAELIVQLTAMLESEDFRHFESNMYVRGWFSPYQRQQKTVNPLIAHQIQNQAQMFLETVELKVQEVRQEMKVLYPDTTVEEWVSQHITPVLKPIQVLLTDLQTALDDMGISISESHSEH, from the exons AtggatgtttgtttattgtCAAGAAGCAAAAAACTAGTTCACTTGGATTTAAAAGGCGCGCCTCCAAGAATTAACTATCTACATGAG TTACTTCACCTTTTTGCTGATCTTGGTGCAAATGGCATCCTTATTGAATATGAGGATATGTTTCCCTATGAAGGAGAGCTGAAGATCCTTCAGTCCAAATCTCACCCACCCTACAG CCGAGAAGAGATTATTGCCATTCAGGATGTTGCTTACTCCAGAGGGTTGGAGGTTATTCCTCTAGTGCAGACATTTGGACACCTtgaa TTTGTCTTAAAGCACAACACCTTCAGCAAATTGCGAGAATTAAGACACTGTCTGGGAACCCTGAACCCACATTGCAAGCAAGGACTTACTCTTATACTGGAAATGCTGCAGCAAGTCATGGGGCTTCACCCGAGGAGCACTTTTCTACACATTGGGGCAGACGAG GTATACATGCTGGGACAAGGAGAGGAGTCGAAAGAGTGGTTAAGTGTTCCAGGTCACAATGTTGAAAAGCTGTTCCTTGATCATGTCACTAAGGTGGCAAAAGGAATTAAGGAGACTTACCCCAGCCTTAGTGTGATAATGTGGGACGACATGCTGAGGCACATGACCACTGACACCATTAAAG atagtGGCCTAATTGGACTTGTGCAGCCCATGCTGTGGGACTACAGTCCTACAATGGATGTGGCCCACAATA TTATGCTAATGGAGAAATACAAAGAAGCAGGTTTATCCCAGCAGTGGATTGCGAGTTCTTTCAAAGGCTCCACCACTGTATACACATGTGTAACCAGCACACAAAGACATGTGGACAATCATGTTCAATGGTTAAAAGTGTTGTCTGGTCTTTCACCTGGTGTGGATCTACAGGGCATTGCACTCACTGGCTGGCAAAG ATATGACCATCTGTCTGTTCTATGTGAACTGATACCTCTTGGCTTGCACTCTCTTGCCTCATGTCTGCAGACTCTACAGCATG GAAGCTTTACTCAAGAAGCACAGCACAAGGTGATGGAGGCACTTGGCACAGAGACAACTGAAGTTGGCGATATAGAGAG TTTGTCTCAAGGTTCCTCTCGCTCATATACTGGCATGAGATTTGCTGAACTCATTGTACAGCTGACAGCCATGCTGGAGTCTGAAGATTTTAGACACTTTGAGAGCAATAT GTATGTGAGAGGCTGGTTCTCCCCTTATCAGAGGCAGCAGAAGACCGTCAACCCACTTATTGCACATCAAATTCAGAATCAGGCACAAAT gTTCCTGGAAACTGTAGAGCTCAAGGTGCAGGAGGTGAGGCAGGAGATGAAAGTGCTTTATCCAGACACAACAGTGGAGGAATGGGTTTCTCAGCATATCACTCCAGTACTAAAGCCCATTCAAGTCTTACTGACTGATCTCCAAACTGCCTTGGATGATATGGGAATTTCCATCAGTGAATCTCACAGTGAACATTAA
- the kctd2 gene encoding BTB/POZ domain-containing protein KCTD2 yields MAELHIEASAGGLIEQSEHRETRGSVSMRLPSPSFVLPSRSGSASPGLSASRAVFGFPMKSSPTSPTESTEKPGSRWVRLNVGGTYFITTKQTLCRDPKSFLYRLCQEDPDLDSDKDETGAYLIDRDPTYFGPILNYLRHGKLIINKNLAEEGVLEEAEFYNIASLVRLVKERIRDNENRTSQGPVKHVYRVLQCQEEELTQMVSTMSDGWKFEQLISIGSSYNYGNEDQAEFLCVVSRELNNSTNGIVIEPTEKAKILQERGSRM; encoded by the exons ATGGCAGAGCTACACATTGAAGCGAGTGCGGGCGGCCTCATTGAGCAGAGCGAGCACCGGGAGACCCGCGGCTCGGTTAGCATGCGCCTCCCGTCGCCCAGCTTTGTTCTTCCATCTCGGAGCGGTTCTGCCAGCCCGGGCCTGTCCGCGTCGAGAGCCGTGTTCGGTTTCCCAATGAAGAGCAGCCCCACATCCCCAACAGAGTCCACAGAGAAACCGGGGTCCCGGTGGGTCCGGCTCAATGTCGGAGGCACCTACTTTATCACAACCAAACAAACCCTATGCAGGGATCCCAAATCCTTCCTGTACCGACTCTGTCAGGAAGATCCTGATCTGGACTCGGATAAG GATGAGACAGGAGCTTATTTGATTGATAGAGATCCCACGTACTTTGGACCTATCTTGAATTATCTGAGGCACGGAAAGCTGATCATCAACAAGAaccttgctgaggaag GTGTTCTAGAGGAAGCTGAGTTTTATAACATTGCGTCATTGGTGAGGCTGGTAAAGGAGAGGATACGAGACAATGAGAACAGGACGTCtcag GGCCCAGTGAAACATGTGTATCGTGTACTTCAGTGCCAAGAAGAGGAACTCACCCAGATGGTCTCCACAATGTCTGATGGGTGGAAGTTTGAGCAG CTTATAAGCATTGGCTCCTCTTACAACTACGGAAATGAGGACCAAGCGGAGTTCCTGTGTGTGGTTTCCCGGGAACTTAACAACTCCACTAATGGGATTGTTATTGAGCCAACTGAGAAAGCTAAG ATTCTTCAGGAGAGAGGATCCCGGATGTAA